The genomic segment cgatgactatGTTCtgggttgacgaaataaattcTCTTTctctcatttatttcaatcGTTAAAATACTACAACCTAGATCGGGTAGATGAGTGATATTCAGCAATACTTAATTTTATACCTGTTCGCGACTACATGAGTTTTAATAGATGGACGGGGTGATAATAATTTTAACAACAACGTCAGAAGGGGGTGGGCGGAGTCTTATGGGttgtatatatgatattttgtttgttaCCGGGAGGGTTGCATCTGGCACGTTAATGTAATTGGGTTCTATGCCGATTAGGACGTCCTGACGGAATCCCACACTGCCGAAAGAAAATTACCGCTCCAAAACCGCCCCAAGATCCATCAAAAACCATTGAAACTAGGCTTGATCGCGTTACACTACCCATGCCGAATGATCGAAAATGGCGTccatatgacgccataatggGACAAGTTAGTTGCACGGGGTTGATGGATCTCAAAGCCCATATTTACCTAAGTTGCGCAACAATGGAAATTGGCCGCCATTTTCGATCAACATCGCCTGCGAGATTACGGCGGTTCTGCGTGGTCCGCGGCTAGACTGGTGCCTTCTGCTATAGAATTAAAGGCCGTTCGGCTCTTAATTGCAGCGGGAATAGCAAAACAGTGCAACTATTCAAGCTATCATCAGAAGCAGAGAAGGAGGAAATGGGAAAATAATTGTAGGCGACGTAAAGGCTGGAAATCTGGCCCAGGCAGTTCCTTGTGTGAGGTTAGTCAAACGAATGGCCTAATGTCGAACTAACACCAGGAAAGATAGGTTGTACACAGTTTTAGGATGATgtcatatttaattatttatgtcACGTTGCCGATTCGACTCATTTAAGTTAGCTCTGACCCCAGGAAAGTTGAGAGTTAAATTAGTgagattttctaaaataaacgCTGGCTTCAGGTGTCAGGTTAGGGAAACTGTTTTCAAATCTTCCTAAGTAATGCAAAGTCAGAACATTGCATTGAATGTATCAGATTCATTGTCACGATTGTTTAAAGCACTGCGGTAACAAAAATTTATAGTAATTAGCAGCATTATGAGTAGACAATTCGGAGCTTAGTGGAAATAATGAATTTCTGAACTGAATGCGTGTTTCGTTAAGTCActgtcaattatattttgtgttaaaaatgGGATTCGAAAATACGTTCATTGTGTAACCTACAACTCATTCCTTTTTCAGACTCATTTTTGAAGAATACCAATTTGATCCGAAGAGTACGGATAAATGgaaaaaatctaaataaaagGGGATGACAATATTCGATGTGCCAAATCCaccaaattattcaaatcatcAAGACCTGAATTAACTAAAATATTGACTGagatgaagtttcaaaaaataacaatagccCTACAGTGAGTTGTGAATGCTAAAATTTTTactattgagaaattcaggatttcaagaccaccatcTTGTAGACTCtacaacagtggttcttaaagtatgggtcgcgacccaaacatgggtcgcggaaggtttaaaaatgggtcgcgacaaggtcgtcaatgcaagggcaatctaagaggagaaggaagaTATtacagctttcccaatgtttcaatttagcttctaaactctggtatttaaaaataatgaaatataaaatttcattcacggaaagaactgtcttgagctcattgttacatcacaattctgatatgctagtcacgtgtattatttttatggtatcggtaaccatgcacgtcgcttgtcgttgtgttgaccgcgtggaatgtcgtattagtggattaaaaaaaccaaaaatgggtgtctttttggtaatgtaaattgtaatagacgacgcaatgaaaaagctcgcttctcgacattagattattcaatatctagggaaaatgtgacttcatctcgaggcactatttaccgcgaacgaagcagtgtgtgcacatttgatgagtaaaaagttgtatattgcgagagataccgaaggccagctaggatgtcgtgtttgcgacggacagcggacgccttttctgctacaattcgcgacaaggcacttgtgcgagcgaggatatttggcactgacggttatcaaaactaagctcgcaatcgcctcgatacccgtgacaacttgcgtattgcgttaagtaaaatagagctgtgtattgaagatataatgaaaaggaaatttcagtttcatcaatctcactgagtcaatggactgtttctaataaatagttgtctgtatttgagtcaaactgtactaacattaaaaacacattttgcgttatttaggattgggtcgcgagtattcataaaactcaaatttgggtcgcgctcgaaaaagtttaagaaccactgctctacaaggtggtggtcttgaaatcctgaatttttcaataataaatgtaaataaatacaatgtagagcatggctcgaaacatcaaaatattgaaaaaagatagtcctaagttccaatatgatgggcatgagAAATTAAATGTCCgaaaacttacatccctaaaaatttgttcagtgcaacttaggcctaagtcaccttgttttacctttcatcccatacaaaaaatttcagaaattgttGAGAAGAGAATGGGCCAAAAAGCTTTATAGGGATAAAAAGCAGGGaggaattgaagctgaagtggcaaaaatattgtttacaaagatattctcatGCACAtcaaaataaccagagctcaggtctttactaagtgtgaatatctagctagatattcaaaaatggaaaaaatccaaattgttttgtgcgtttttctcaaaattgtGGTTGTggctattttattgatgactgtattttttggttgacaaaataataaaatatttctctcATTGTACTACCATGTGTAAGGACGTTTACAATTCAGTTATGCAGCTGGAGCCTGGAGTGTATAAAAAGAGCGAATTTCTAATGTAACATTGACATCAATATTTAGCTACAGTCCCATTTGACGTCGCCTTCACTGTCGAAAAATTTAGTTCGTTTTAGGCCTGTTGTACTGTGAAACTGTGTGTGTCTACTATCCTAATGGGAAAATCAACATGGATGTTTTGTTGCGCCATCAGGACGCCTTGGTTGTCAGCAAATTCTGGGACGCCAGACGTCAAATCCGGGATTGTCCCGGCCATTACCGGGACGGTTGGTAGCTCTAGCATAATCAGGTCTCGAAGAGTTTTAGATTTTGCCTACTTTCCCGTAGgctatatgtgtgtgtgttgaCTTGCATtgcctatatatttgttttagtgttacggaaaatcgaaataaactttaCTTTACTAACCGTGCGTTGCgtctatattatgtttgttgCCGTGCCCCGTATCGGGTTCGATACTGATTGAGACATCCTATCGGATTTCTGCGCCCTCGGAATATAACTACTGATTTAAATCTGCCCCAATAGCCTTTTAAAACTACTAAAATTAGGCTTGTTTGCGTTACACTACTCGAGCCGAATGATCGAAAATGGCGTccatatgacgccataatggGACAAGTTAGTTGCACGGGGTTGATGGATctaaaccgcagtttcgatcgataagtcttcggtctccgacagatattctcgtttattcaTTCAACGGGTCACAACATTTCACCATACATTCACTtaattcagttttattttccCATCACTTTTTCTCCATCCCTATAACACAATTTTTGACTGTGGCATTTTCTCGAGGGAAACAAGACTGGTAGTTTAGTTAAGCTTTGTTAGGCTTGGGTACCGTTAATTTTAGAAAAAGGACACTAAAATATTGGGATGAATTCGCGCGAgtgttaaaattgttatttgaaTAACGTTTCTCCCTATTTAACTTATCTATTGAATAAAATGTCATCTACTCCCAAGTGTAAGATTTTTTAACAGTGGGGTTGATCGTTCGTTAAAGGTATTATTACTtaatcgatcttgatcggtaagtatgttgataggtatttgcctgtttgtctgttagatagacgcgatatctcacgaaatcgAGGTTTAATCTGCTCCAAAATTTGCACGTGCATTCATTATATCTTGGACCAAAAGCctgttgattttggatgaattatgtcgtataattagcgagttatcaattaattagtgatgtgacacgcggtgtcgctattgagtcagagcgcagtatacacaccgctagatcgatGGCGATCTCTGATTGCTATCTCGTATTATTAGATTCGAATGTAACTAGTGAACAAGTATGTTTCAATATTCATTACTGATTGAAGGCCAAATTATGATAAAtttacatgatatttttttggaaatggTTCTCTTGCCTCAAAGTTCTCAAACATCTATAAAGAGGTTTATGATGATACTtgtaaaataagcaaaattgatttcaacCAGGCCAAGATTGTCTCACCAACTCGAATCATTTCATTAAATTATGAACATTTTTGTGGTGTCCCCTTTcacttggtgccctaagcatgtgcttaatttgatgtttttttaattaatttattggTTAAACCAGCCCTGGACGCAGCACAGTCAAGATAAGTTGCAGGTGCTGAGTAGCCCAAAAGAGCATATGCTCTTTTATTCAAATTCTCCGCAGCTGGGTTTGTTTTCTTTATGTTTTCAGTACATACAAGAACCAGATATATATGGTAAATCTAAACTCAAACGATTGGCTTCTAAAGAAGCCCGTTTTCCGTGATGAAAAAGAGAGGAAAACCAACAAGCTGAGATATACGATGAAGATATTGAGCTGGACACAAATGCGATACAGCCAGGACCGGATGTACCATTAGGCAGAGTGGGCTGAAGCCTTGTGGATTCGGCGTtaaattctatatatatttatgagtcgtattttaattaaaaaaaattgtttcagaTTTTAAccagtttattttttattaggtCAATAATCCTTGTCTGAAATATTTGTAAGATTACATAATTCAATACGATCGGATAAATGAAAAACTCTATCCCTTAACTTTAAAAACAAGGTTTCCCTTCAAAAACTTGATTATTTCCCTCCACGATTCTTCTTGGGCATCAGAATGATATTTCATAATGCCCCCGAAATCAGTTGGTATGCCGGGATGCCCTTTTGAGTGATAGTGGTATTTAATTGGAGGAATAAAAGGGGGCCAAATTAAATGCCcagtatttgtatattttacaaatttacatGAATTATGCCCCGATGTTTGGAAGAGTTGTTTTGCAATAGACATACTTTCATCGCAATCCATTATGCCGTCATCATCTCCATAGATAAAAAGAAACGATGCGTCAGACTTGaaaaaatggggtatgtgtttttCAGTTTCAACTACGGAGGGTATAGTATGAGTTTTGGCGTGGTTTTGAAAGCCTTTGTTGATTGATATTTTCTGCTCATCGAATTCGACCGACTTCCAAACTCGTTTTCTGTAATGAATGTCAATTCCCAAGCAAGCGTATGTCATACCACATATGTTAACGACACACTTGATGCTCGGTGAGAACGCCGATATTGCCAAAGCTATCGTTCCTCCCAGTGAGAATCCGACGACTCCTATACCGCACTCAAGAACATTTTTGTGACGGACCAGGAAGTTTACTCCACGCTGTACGTAATCTAGGTCTATATACTTCAATTCATCTGGTCTATTATCACATTTGAAATATCCCAGCACAAGAACAACGAACCCGTGATTTGCTAAAAGTGATGCACGGAACTCCGCGACACCGCCATGATATCCGTCGATATATAAAACCCCGGGTAACTTTTGCGTACAACGGGGTCTAAAAAGTGTACCGCATATGTCACCGTTGTTAATTTGTATCCTGTCGACTGTTTTGCAGATATACTGCCGTTTTATTGTTAGAGAGGCGATTGGTTTAAAGTTCCAAATATCTTCTTCTTGTAGAAAGTTATCGTACAAATTCAACTGAATTTCAGCTGGTACAACCAAATTGTATTTTGTTAGAGTTCCATAACTTTTACCAACGTAGCTTGGTCTCTTCATCGACCAAAACAAACCCATTTGTTCAACGCCGACATAGCTTCCACCTAGTGACTCATCGCTGGACACAGTCACTAAACCCGTTTCACTCGCGATGTAGTGAGCAAGAGCATGAAACAGTTGACCTTTTTCGCTAGTCTGCCGCGACTGAATTGTAATTTTCTGTTTCGGCTTCAAGCCTCGTGCTTTTATTTCAACAAGTTCATCGATTAATGATGTCAGGGGGGCAACAAGTTCTGCCATTAAAATCTAATTTTGGCACAATATAAATCTAGTCGACAAATGAACAAAACCAAACtattacatatatactgtatttgAATTTGCAAAGGTCTAACTAATATAATCTCTGATTCAACAAAAATTAGTTATAAACTGGAGTTTAAAAACACCCCCtcaaacatatcgtcacgctaataaccgaatttcgtaagtcatttttggggattttgagttttttttataaaatatgtatttatgtaatgctgtctgttaatttagattttattttaggaatttcgaaacccataaaaatggagatttagtatgacatgcacatttgtgcaattgtttcgtcataatgaattatcattgttaccgcaggactattatgacgtcacaaatacAAAAACCCTCgccgaagtattttcgagtttttgcatctcggattctagcttagcacgtattaatttgaatttatactatagtataggaaggcgttcactggtgatattcactgtccgagtcaaTTCActttggttggcttttatattgggtgtaTTGCTGTTttgttctttatatttaatcttagtcttatttcggtgggtgtgcagaacgtgttatattggtgaaatatatatttttgaacatgaaaatattgtaattgaaactgattagctattttggggattagacattgtagataccgAGAATTACATTTGTATtcggaatgtttagttttctgGACTGGTGCATATATAGCAATTAACCCCCCAAATGTACtccatttcatgttaaagatatgaaaacaaaggtaattttccccaaaattcgaacaaagactttcgtttGAATCAAATTAATCCACTTTTAGGAAAATAACAAGTTTCGTCCGGCCattatcaaattgaaatttattttatcacgaTATTTAAACACTAATTATATGTAAGTTCTCATCCGTACGATGTTCATAATTACCCATATTGAGATAATAGgcgtttctgtttataacgtgaatcacgagctcacgtttataGTATTTAATTAGATTTATGATCAATGTATGAATACGATTCGATATCTTTCAATGTgaagctagtctggataaatgttttaagatttgtattctgtgtatcgtggaaatctgagaataaaatcaGAGTTTTCTAAAGTTTCTTCATTAACGTGAGcattgaagctgaagggtgaacgggcgACTGGCAGTTCTGAGACggtctacgaaatagcaatatacggtgacatcacattcatttaccaatcatatatgctataaatggtgattccgacgtgatttgaacacgcaaccttctgatGCGACTGACAGTTCTGAGACGGTCtgcgaaatagcaatatacggtgaCATCACATTCATTTACCAATCATATATGCTAtacatatagtaaagttgcaaaattgcgtatgtccccaagtcatagacacatgtctgcctaagtcacagtgcgccattatgacgtcacttaactgcgtcattcCAATTAACTTAATTctggctacgatcaaaaaattgaaacatggaaaattattgactctcaatggcataacaatatcattaggaagttttttacgtttttctcaaaactgctaaaaatgacttacgcaattcggttattagcgtgacgatattcatatttttcctGACTTCCCAGCGCATAGCACTTTATATTTGTTGTATATATCTCAGTCAATtccgataaaaaatatttttatacactGAGTATGCTATTAGATATTAGTAAATTAGCAATTCAGACATGTGTGGCGACTCAGTGTCGCAGCCAGTTTCGAACCCGAAATTTTGGGAAGAATGGAAAAGTCGCTAATAACGCgtgaaattgcattttgttaaaacCGCCGATTGTTTTTGTTGGCGTGACGTGTTATTCAATCCGTAAACACTTTGTTTcatgtttattctccctaaatcacatattttattcatatatatatatatgtcttgtgCCACGAGGACGATGACAATTACTTCCTTTGTACTAGCACGGAACTGTGACTCCTGAGAGAAAACGAGCTATTATATTTTAAGGAACAcacttgttacttatcgattttaatcggtaagtatgttgataggtgtctgttggatctccgctctatagGAGACCCCTATTATCAGtgttctgtctgtgtatctgtctgtctgtctacgtctgtctgtctgtttagacGTAGCGTCTAAACGACTGGACCAATTAAGATGAAATTTGTCACGTGGGTTATCTTATCACCCTGgtattgtgcgtttcatagaaagtccggatggaggtttcgtttccatgaaAACAGCGAAAAACGCGCTGATtgttatgaaattttaattttttccacAATTCATCGCCGTTTTCTcgccaaccaagtcgaaaattaaaattccaagaacgctaccttccgCATAGCAAAGTACTCTTTCCAATAGGTCGtttttggtctcgatactccataaactggaaaAGCCTCAGGGATTTTAGTGgagattattttttaattttcagccACAATATACCAGTCACGCGAGTAAGACTACGAAACGCGCAGCGCTTGAAATGAACTCAGCGGAACGCGCAGCGTTTAATTAAATGAACTGGCGTTTTTAGTAGTGTCTCCTAATCAGTTAGTAAACTGAAACGATGCGGGCCTCAAAGCAATGGCGGAGATCCAactgggcgcctaccggcttgttacttatcgatcctaagatcggtaagtatattgataggtatttgtctgtctgtctgtctgtgtgtctgttagatgcatgcgatatctcacgagagcgagattgaatctgctccagattttgcatgtgcattcatcttatctcggaccagaagcctattgattttgggcgaattatgtcgtataattagcgagttatcaatcaattattgatatagtgatctagatttttgtaaagcgagagaattttgaaacccgccgagtgtgtgtgtgcgatgcgcagtgcgcaagttacaagagcggatgaatcgaaactgcagtttctgttttgggggatcccttaactatcgatcgataagtcttcggtttccaaccgatattctcgtctgtttgtttgtctgttagatgcacgcgatatctcacgaaagcgagattgaatctgctccagattttgcatgtgcattcatcatatgtcgtaccagaagcctattgattttggatgaattatgtcgtataattagcgagttattagttattaattaattggtgatgggacacaaggtgtcactatgaagtaagagcgctgttttgaggGAACCCcataactttcgatcgataagtcttcggtctctgatcgATATTCTCGATTAAATATTCTTTCATATCTATACTTTAATCTTCAGGAACGAGATGCCAAAGATAAAGAAAGGATTGAATCCGCAGCCCAAATTTTCTAGATTGAAAAGCGGCcgtataaaatactaaaaataaaacgaagaacACGCAAGTGTTGTTTTAGGAGgcccgcgacagattaaaacgCTTCTTTAGACATCGtgaatcgcaaaatttcgtgtgcgtACGGCTTACATTATTAAGCAGTCCATTGTGTGCGAGAAGTACCTTTTTATCAATTCTGAAACTACCCACGGGGCCCGGAATATGATGATTTTagataattattgtatattcaattaattttttgaaataaatttcattccCAAAAATATTGCAGACTTGGGGATTTAAcggtgatatatatatatttaaaataatttgaatggCAGCATTGCGGCAGAGTAGAGTCAAGTCAGTGTTGCTAGAACATCTCAGATTTTTTGAattcgcaaaaatacgaatcacaACAAGACGATTTTTACGTCCGCGGACTGTCGTGGTATTTCAGAGTAGTATGGCTTTTATGTTGTTGACGCAACCACAGGTTAAATTAAACACAATTGTATTAACAaagcaaaacattttaaatatgcccgtatcgcgTCAACCGTTTCAGAAACCTCTCGCAGGAATTTCGAGGAGAGATTTTGATATaataaaatgtgtttttattgtACACAGTTCAATTGTACTCTCTGAGATTATAGCAGATCTTGGGATTTttttaacggcgataacgaattcgcaagatcgcataAATACGTAtccaaactaaatataattggACAGTTTACCACACAATATTCcgtccgcagattgccgtggtgCTTTAGAGTAGACTTTTAGAGTAGTAATGCTTTAATTTTGCTGTGGGGCGACGCAATCACGGGTTACcttaaacacaattaaattgatatagaaaaacattttaaattctcacagttgtcatggattgaatattacgcagCAGAAAAAGTCATTATACCTGAAAAAGCTCTTTTAATGAACTCGTAATCGCGAGACCGTTTCGAAAGCCGTTGCATCGGAATTTCGGATCACGATTTTGACCCCCTTTAGGAAATCCTGGCCGGCCCCAGTTCCTGGCGTTTCTTGTTTTATCTGTAATTCCCTATCAAACGTTAA from the Styela clava chromosome 5, kaStyClav1.hap1.2, whole genome shotgun sequence genome contains:
- the LOC120344834 gene encoding bile acid-CoA:amino acid N-acyltransferase-like, which encodes MAELVAPLTSLIDELVEIKARGLKPKQKITIQSRQTSEKGQLFHALAHYIASETGLVTVSSDESLGGSYVGVEQMGLFWSMKRPSYVGKSYGTLTKYNLVVPAEIQLNLYDNFLQEEDIWNFKPIASLTIKRQYICKTVDRIQINNGDICGTLFRPRCTQKLPGVLYIDGYHGGVAEFRASLLANHGFVVLVLGYFKCDNRPDELKYIDLDYVQRGVNFLVRHKNVLECGIGVVGFSLGGTIALAISAFSPSIKCVVNICGMTYACLGIDIHYRKRVWKSVEFDEQKISINKGFQNHAKTHTIPSVVETEKHIPHFFKSDASFLFIYGDDDGIMDCDESMSIAKQLFQTSGHNSCKFVKYTNTGHLIWPPFIPPIKYHYHSKGHPGIPTDFGGIMKYHSDAQEESWREIIKFLKGNLVFKVKG